The DNA window CGCTCAACACCAACCTCTCCGGACTCGGACCTGTTGCCGGCAGCGGCAGCTCTTCACCTTCTTCATCCTGCAGCGAAGTATGTTTGAGCGTCGGCTTGCGCTTCTCCAGCAGGTCGAAAGAGCAGTTGGTCGCGATGCGGTAGAGCCAGGTGCCGAAGTTGGCGCGCGATTCGAAGTCACCGATCTTGCGATAGGCACGCAGGAATGTCTCTTGCACCACTTCCTCTGCGTCTTGTTCGTTGCCCGTCATGCGAAAGCCCAGCTTGAAGATGGTGCGACTATGTCTTTCCACCAGCAGCCGGAACGCCTCGCGATCGCCCGCGCGTACCGCGGCCACCGTTCCATGGTCGCTCATCTCCATGCGCCCATTAGACCGCATCGCGCGCTGCCGGTTAGTAG is part of the Acidobacteriota bacterium genome and encodes:
- a CDS encoding sigma-70 family RNA polymerase sigma factor: MSDHGTVAAVRAGDREAFRLLVERHSRTIFKLGFRMTGNEQDAEEVVQETFLRAYRKIGDFESRANFGTWLYRIATNCSFDLLEKRKPTLKHTSLQDEEGEELPLPATGPSPERLVLSVELKQKLAQAMEELTPLERSAFVLRHFENQSIEEIGKALNLKANATKNSIYRAVQKMRRALEPLMERH